In Onychostoma macrolepis isolate SWU-2019 chromosome 17, ASM1243209v1, whole genome shotgun sequence, the DNA window atattttattgtttttatggggttttttgtattattttttcaatatttaaaacaaaaacaatgttttattcaATCTCTAAAGCACTGAAAATGTTTgatacatatttaaactgaacaTTTGACGTAATTTGTGATACAGTCGGACACTGCAATCAGACATTGTAGTCAGTGTAAAATGCATAACAAATTAATATGGCATGGCAAAGCATTAACAAAACTGAAAGgacatttttcatcaaaaaacaaaaactatgacTAAAAAAGCTATTCTAACATGAACACTGCTGTTCATTTGCTTAACTAGGGCCAATGCTTCTCTTTTCAGCTATTATGAAAATATGAGAACTTTTTCTCTGTCATACAGTTGAGTTGAGCTGTTATTGCAACATATGAAGTAATTTATCTTTGTCCCAGTCATTTTGTCTGAGCCAGTTCATTCATCTTTGATTCCTGTCTGCATTTCCTTTCTAAACTCTGAAAATGATTGACGGTGgcagtttcattcattcatttgtggGTTAAAGTCAAGCTCTGCGTCTGGACAAACACGTTTCTAAAAGGCTAAGTGTCACAGTAGCATTGTTCCTTTGAGTTATGGGATTTGTGTGACATACCTTAAGTGTTGACTGGTCATCTAAAAAATACAGTCTGTTCTCAATTAAACACAAAGCGACTTCCTTTATAGTCTCTGTGTCTTTCTCGTTTGTCATGTGGCGTCATGTTCTCTTGTAATGTAATTCTGCCTGCTTCGATATGCTAGGCTCTCTCTGTGGCTGGCCTGGGGTCAGGGTTAACCGAGGCTCTGGTTGTAAATCCATTTGAAGTAGTGAAAGTGAGCCTACAGGCCAACAGGGATTCATTCAAAGTGGTAAGAGACTACAGCTGTTAATTGTCGTCTTGGTATTGTTTTTGCCTTTGTCTTGTCACAAACGTCTTAGTCATTCGTTTTGAGGGCCCTAATGTTGTTGCTCTCTGTTTTTCTCCATGCAGCAACCGTCTACATTTGCACAGGCCAGAACGATTATGAACACAGACGGCTTCGGTCTCCGTGGGCTTAATAAGGGCCTGACCTCCACCCTGGGACGGCATGGCGTTTTCAACATGATCTACTTTGGTTTCTACTTCAACGTTAAAGATGCCATACCTGCCAGTCAGGTAAACAAAGTGTCAGATtttgggatagttcacccaaacattaaagttcattcatttactcagcctcatgtcattccaaacctgcgtGGCATTCTTTGTTCTGTGCATCTCAAAAGGTCTTTTGAAgaatattttgattgtttttgtccCTACactgaaagtcagtggggtccaaaacagcTGACTTTAACTGTCTGGACAAAAAACAatgagatatatatttttttaaataccttcaAAAGAAAATGCCATCTGCAGTTTTTCTCAGAACAAAAGATTTTTGATTTTTGCATACTTTGTTTCATACTATGAAATTAGCTTTTTACATGTAAAAGATAAATGGAGGTCTGTATAAATCATATCTTACTATTAGAAGAAATATGGATGGAAATAAGGTTTTCCTTAAATATTTACTGGAAACATGGTGTACACACATTCATACAACATTCAAAAGTCCTTTTTGGAGACAGGTTGCCCTGTACATATGAATACAACATAATCTTATCTGAAGACATTTTGAATTTCGCTGTATTCCAAAGTTCAAAAGTCATGTGACCAATTGAAGATCAATACATCATGGCATGGCCTCTTTGCTGAATTAACCCTCCTCCATAATTTCTGTTTTGCGTTCATTCAACTGAACAAGATTATCAGCCAACCAATATTTCACTTAATCCAGACACCTACGAAGAGTTACACAGGAAGCATTACAAGTAGGTCTTAAGGGCAAATAGATCTGTGTCGTCTGCGTATAGGTGATAAGAAATAccatattttgttaaaaatcctTCCCAATGGGAACATATATAATGCAAACAAAACAGGGCCCAGAATGGACCCTTGAGGTACCCCACTGATAGAATGCGCAGGGTATGAAAAACAATTACCAAGCTTTACTGTAAAAGATCTTTGCTGTATTCAGAACTGTATTCAGTTCAACTGATTGAAAATTGTTTAAACTACTTATTTCTTGAAATGTTGTGACTTTTTCTCATCTAGGGTCacctcataatttttttttaattttaacatagGGTTACATGATCTGTATTGAAAAGATATGAGACCCTCTAAACAGAAATgttgatttttaatatttttttatgaattgtaTGTTTTCTTGGTCCACATTTATCCTTCACATGTATTTACATCACATGAATAAACCACTTTCATATGTCAAAAACTACAGTGATTGTACAATGTTGTTCATCTCAGAACGTTTTAATTTGAGATACAAGTCTAAAAGTAATACGAAAGCCAGAGTTTTTTTAAACACGTATTTACAGGCTGATGACTGGACATGTCGCCTAGCAAATTAAAGGAGGGATCAGTCATGCACatcaggagagagagagaaaaagagagagagggagaggaaggaggaggaggaggaggagaggagctgCTAAGATAAACCTCACTAATACCTTCTCTGTTTGCTCTCCATCACATCCTCAAAGGTTCAGATTACACATCCGGCAGGGCTCAACTCCCAAACAAAagttaattttgtttaatggaAACGTTACCATACGCCTGCTCCACATGTATAAACTGGAGCATTAGATTTACTCAAATGAACTAATTGGAAGCAGACTGAGGTATTTGTTGGGGGGGGGGAGTTACAGTTGAAGTCCTACTGAAGATTAGTATTCCCCCTTCATCTGGTGCTAAGATCGTCATTGCCTGAGAAGCTATAAACCTCCAGCGCTCAATCATGCAAAAGGGCAGAGCTCACCATCCTGATTTGACTATTTCAAAAAAAATCTCTTGGCTTTTTAGGTGGAGCATCTACTTCCTTCAGTATTTTCAAAGAAACCAGTCATTCACTTGGGATTAGGATCGAAATCAGTGATCCTTCTCCAGGGGTATCAAATCCTGCATAGACTTCGAGATTTAAGGAGCTTTCGCTATGAAACCAACGACTCTTTTCTGAGAACAGCGGTAAAGCGTGCTGCAAATGTAATGGCGTTGAAGGGAGTGTTTTGTGTAGAAACTATACATAAGGCGGAGCGCTGTTGTTACACATCGACGCTCCTCCCCTACAATGCGATGTTCAGGTTTAGCTGTCGATGTTGCGTGTCGCTGCTGGGCTGCtgtcatttgtaaaaaatatccTGGCCAATTAGATGTCAGAGCTGCACTGGTTCAGGCTTCTTTTTGTACAGTAATACACCAGTGTCGAGTCGCAGCCCAATTACCCAAATTGTCCCCATATGCCTCCCAGTCTGCCTGCATGAACTCTGTTTATAAATCCTCTCCCAAAGTTTGCCCTTGGTCACGTGACCCACTTCAGCCAATAGTAAAGCCTCGCTTTTCTCATGAAACTAATCTGTGCCCCGCTACCATAAAATGATCTGAGGTTTTATtccagctttgccattacatccTTGACTCCATGCCCCCTTTCTTTCACTTCTTTCTTAAGTCCTCCTTTGCTCGATCACTTGCTCACATTTTTTCCATCCACATTTTCATATCTCTCCTCCTTATTAGCTTCTTTATCTGCTTACATTGTCTTTGTATGCGTTAATTTGCATTTTCGTATCAACTAGAGTGTTATCTCAGAATTTTGAATAATATGGCTCTGACTATAAAACTGTCATCAAACAGctattgttttatcattaaAGGACTAGTCCAGTTAAGCTTAATCTACAGCACTTATTTCAGCAATTTATTTAGACATGTCcctgtattttaataaaagaagACAATTGAGGTACAGTGAGGCACttacaatgaaaatgaatggggcCTATTTGTGAGGTTAACTCATTGTTTCAATTATGTAGTGACAagacataaattattttaacaaaattattttagtgtGAATAAAATCACTTAttaacctgtgtgtgtgtgtgtgtgtatatatatatatatatatatatatatatatatatacacgtgtgtttgtgtgtgtgtgtgtgtgtgtgtgtgtgtgtgtgtgtgtgtatatatatatacacacatatacatacatacatacatacataaatttatttatttatttaaaaaaaaaaaatgttcgcGTTAATCAACATCATCCCACAAATCCTGTCTTTACCTTTAACTTTCTTTAACTTTACATCGAAAAGTTCACTTCTAGACTTGCAGaccactttattttacaaatttcatttcacaatttgattttatctttgcagaatattcctttaacagCTTCAGCAAGCATTAAAGTAAAGAATTGTTTTTGCCCttcaaatacagtaaatgtgtGTTGATCGTCATTAGTCATCTTATAAGCAAGCTCCAAACAGTTCCCATGCTATAGCAAAGCTCTCGCTCTCTTTACCTTGAATTTATCTCTCTTGTCTGTATGTATACCAGGACCCTCGACTGGAATTCATGAGGAAGTTTGCTATCGGTTTGGTGTCAGGAACGGTCTCATCCTGCGTGAACATTCCTTTCGATGTCGCTAAAAGCCGTATCCAGGGTCCTCAGCCCGTTCCAGGGGAGATCAAGTACCGCAGCTGCTTTCAGACCATGGCTCTTGTGTACCGTGAGGAGGGGTAAGGCCATCACCCAACTACTACAGGTGTTAAAATTACACACGACAAGAGGCATTAAACCAACCAGAACTGCCATGAGGTTCACCTACAAGAAaaattatacaacattttatgtttatccTCTGCCGACAGGGGACAAGAGGGCAAGTTTTGACAACCAGCATATTTAAGCACCCTCTAAATCtcagtgtaattatattttcCTTTTGTTCTGAGCTGTATGCtggaattataaaaaattagcACTTTGTGCCACTTCTTTTGTCTAGATCTGTTTGAATTACATAAACTTTACCTAACATTTTTACTGGATACTTGATTGGGATCCATAAACTGGATGGTTATGTTTTACCACATGCATATCACATCCTAAAACTGAGAACACTAATAATGGGTGAATGATATAAGGcagattttttttctactaATAAAGTAtacaaaaatgaattcaaaCACAATGACTTAAATACACATCTTCTGTGATTagcatgtttttcatttttaatataaaacttatgtatttatttacttatttacttgcttatttttat includes these proteins:
- the slc25a21 gene encoding mitochondrial 2-oxodicarboxylate carrier, with translation MTSKKQSLLREASHQIIAGGSAGLVEICLMHPLDVVKTRFQIQRGKSDPNSYKGLGDSFRTIFRAEGVYGFYKGILPPILAETPKRAVKFFTFEQYKKLLGFTPLSPAMALSVAGLGSGLTEALVVNPFEVVKVSLQANRDSFKVQPSTFAQARTIMNTDGFGLRGLNKGLTSTLGRHGVFNMIYFGFYFNVKDAIPASQDPRLEFMRKFAIGLVSGTVSSCVNIPFDVAKSRIQGPQPVPGEIKYRSCFQTMALVYREEGYLALYKGLIPKIMRLGPGGAVMLLVYEYVSGWLQKNW